One region of Vigna angularis cultivar LongXiaoDou No.4 chromosome 10, ASM1680809v1, whole genome shotgun sequence genomic DNA includes:
- the LOC128194233 gene encoding uncharacterized protein LOC128194233 — protein sequence MVPTSSPPSSQGVDPSDSNQMMNAVFQALQQQNAALVEQNTITLHNQEAARVFAENARVTSENTQDNSLKCLTSGRTVQGVFSSVIPVQEWNLENFLQHHSARFDGKCSSNEADQWFRDIERICGAKRCPDENEVVYTEYLPYSVRYDLEIEFLQLIPGNRSGLSMHTGLSTCSDCTP from the coding sequence ATGGTACctacttcttctcctccttcgtCCCAGGGAGTTGATCCGTCTGACTCTAATCAGATGATGAATGCGGTGTTCCAAGCGTTACAACAACAGAATGCTGCATTGGTGGAGCAAAATACCATAACCCTGCACAATCAAGAAGCCGCAAGGGTATTTGCTGAGAACGCGAGAGTAACATCTGAGAACACTCAAGacaattcattaaagtgtttgactAGTGGCAGGACCGTTCAGGGTGTTTTCTCTTCTGTTATTCCGGTCCAAGAGTGGAACTTGGAAAACTTTCTACAACATCATTCAGCCCGGTTTGATGGGAAGTGCAGTTCGAATGAAGCTGATCAGTGGTTTAGGGACATTGAAAGAATTTGTGGTGCTAAGAGATGTCCAGATGAGAACGAGGTAGTATATACTGAGTACTTGCCTTACAGTGTAAGGTATGACCTGGAGATTGAATTTCTTCAGTTAATACCGGGAAATAGGTCGGGACTGAGTATGCATACAGGTTTGAGCACTTGCTCTGATTGTACACCATGA
- the LOC128194234 gene encoding protein Iojap-related, mitochondrial-like: MWGLLRTRTCLRYAEALLLHQPWKKKVGFCSLSAIDGRNCLLDLPEIEKVLMDIKADDVKVISVPKHCDWADFMVLATGRSTWHVKNIAQALIYKAKQKQRGAERMMLPSVEGEEGGKWIVIDSGKVIVHALDEKARAYYNLEGLWTRGTIQNEPDGDLQKALVKVRRKNNSKKPTQKNT; encoded by the exons ATGTGGGGGCTTCTTCGAACTAGAACGTGTTTGCGATATGCAGAGgcccttcttcttcatcaaccatggaagaagaaggtagGGTTCTGTTCTTTGTCCGCCATTGACGGCCGTAATTGCCTTCTGGATCTGCCGGAGATCGAGAAGGTTCTGATGGATATCAAAGCTGACGACGTTAAGGTGATATCGGTTCCCAAGCACTGCGATTGGGCCGATTTCATGGTTCTCGCCACTGGCAGGTCCACCTGGCACGTCAAGAACATAGCCCAAGCCCTAATTTACAAG GCCAAACAGAAACAGAGAGGAGCTGAACGAATGATGCTACCGAGTGTAGAAGGGGAAGAGGGAGGAAAGTGGATAGTCATTGACTCTG gtAAAGTGATAGTTCATGCACTTGATGAAAAGGCCAGAGCTTACTACAATTTGGAGGGTCTTTGGACCCGAGGGACAATTCAAAATGAACCTGATGGG GATTTACAGAAAGCTTTGGTGAAGGTTCGTCGAAAAAACAATTCGAAGAAACCAACACAAAAGAATACTTAA
- the LOC128194331 gene encoding uncharacterized protein LOC128194331, which yields MFSVIVDDKNIEVDVVCRLYILVCLVVFYFPRKSRHVCNMPFGVLDDLDRLCLYDWCTGVHKHIVENLNKCKKKIMGAGIPQSVTLSGNVAVLQAWAVERLSLHGHPSHRFFPRIMRWFPFKSRTEKIENIFMTGDLNMEWYIRNEDRHRPEIRAAFNMDDGGMSEGSKVEIDDDEDESSDDGAWEAGAEERLRKNNEHIRALNAKIGVLTRELFEIYQTPIFHEEDTCATDEEVGGGVGGEENAEVGGEEEGDGHGVGGEENAEVGGEEEGDGNEVDDPLGAHAEVRGDDETVRNINFIEIEDDGDEGEPEVVPLAIPPLRSFVGDPSTSVDVNQLYTAVSIREMNVHRVVSEIIGQSLSTTSIYTLAPMKYVDNMVVFFACMVFMYFEKRLCGVVKRFHFSPLYSHHILTDYRKRPQNRHVFTLHNYNTYLRSDHFGLEELPTADFLFLPFVHDDHWWCYSVKLRSMEIFVIDSLGKGIRDRKRIDTTVAENMARFFCILMNIPEGSIGPLTVKQANIPSQPNLHDCGVIMLKAMEIWDGDEKYNGKSMPEYTTEELLGIRKKYVCDWILDNDNISRMEALHLYGIV from the exons ATGTTTAGTGTCATTGTTGATGATAAAAACATTGAAGTCGATGTAGTGTgtaggttatatatattagtttgtttggttgttttctatttcCCTAGGAAATCAAGGCATGTTTGTAACATGCCTTTTGGAGTGTTAGATGACTTAGACCGTTTGTGTCTATATGATTGGTGCACCGGTGTACATAAACACATTGtagagaatttaaataaatgtaagaagaaaattatgggAGCAGGTATCCCCCAGTCAGTCACTCTCAGTGGCAATGTGGCAGTGTTGCAG gCTTGGGCGGTTGAGAGACTTTCTTTGCATGGTCATCCTTCGCACCGGTTTTTCCCGCGCATAATGAGATGGTTCCCGTTTAAATCAAGGAccgaaaaaattgaaaatatttttatgaccGGAGAT TTAAATATGGAGTGGTATATACGAAATGAAGATCGTCATAGGCCGGAAATCCGTGCAGCTTTCAACATGGATGACGGAGGAATGAGTGAAGGATCCAAGGTTGAAATTGACGATGATGAAGACGAAAGCTCTGATGACGGGGCATGGGAAGCAGGTGCGGAGGAGAGATTGAGGAAAAATAACGAACATATCAGAGCATTGAATGCCAAGATTGGAGTTCTGACTAGGGAGCtatttgaaatttatcaaactccaatctttCATGAAGAAGATACATGTGCCACTGATGAAGAGGTTGGGGGTGGAGTTGGAGGTGAGGAGAATGCTGAAGTtgggggagaagaagaaggtgatggaCATGGAGTTGGAGGTGAGGAGAATGCTGAAGTtgggggagaagaagaaggtgatggaAATGAAGTTGATGACCCCCTAGGTGCACATGCTGAAGTAAGAGGGGATGATGAAACTGTTcgtaacattaattttattgaaatagaaGATGATGGTGATGAAGGAGAACCGGAGGTCGTGCCATTGGCTATACCCCCATTGCGGAGTTTTGTTGGTGATCCAAGCACTAGTGTGGATGTAAACCAATTGTATACAGCAGTCAGCATCAGAGAGATGAACGTACACAG GGTTGTAAGCGAGATAATTGGCCAAAGCTTGAGCACTACTTCAATTTACACTTTGGCCCCAATGAAATACGTTGATAACATG gTGGTGTTCTTTGCTTGTATGGTCTTTATGTACTTTGAGAAAAGGTTGTGCGGTGTTGTTAAGAGGTTTCATTTTAGTCCGTTATActcg CACCATATTCTTACAGATTATAGGAAACGTCCACAGAATCGCCATGTATTCACGCTTCATAACTATAACACTTATTTGCGTTCCGATCATTTTGGACTTGAAGAATTACCCACGGCGGACTTT ttgTTTCTGCCATTTGTCCACGATGATCATTGGTGGTGTTATTCAGTGAAATTGAGGTCAATGGAGATTTTTGTGATTGATTCATTGGGGAAGGGGATCAGAGACCGCAAAAGGATAGACACAACCGTT GCTGAAAATATGGCACGGTTTTTTTGCATCCTGATGAATATACCGGAAGGTAGTATTGGTCCTTTGACAGTTAAACAAGCAAATATCCCATCccaaccaaactt ACATGATTGTGGAGTAATAATGTTGAAAGCAATGGAAATCTGGGATGGAGATGAAAAATACAACGGGAAAAGCATGCCTGAATATACAACT GAGGAGCTGCTTGGGATTAGAAAGAAATATGTGTGTGACTGGATCCTGGACAATGACAACATTAGCAGAATGGAAGCCCTACATCTATACGGCATTGTCTAG
- the LOC128194201 gene encoding uncharacterized protein LOC128194201, whose amino-acid sequence MASSGDDCPTTKLSVRHSFSTKYICTLNERLTKEHRSLIATTPFAWFLDVNVNVKVGRNILSELLGKWDDCSSGFIVGNKVLNINENDIYLGLGLSTDGANINLKEELGNSECVKYIGKGTKELNSIYKILMRKQKKKIPCSHFCSLYLLVGISEILFPKRSGKVFPVMFNVVDNLSALGSYCWGSLVYRFLLHSLCKASKGLKKGKGISNVYVNGCVYMLQVWFFELFVPPKGPIDKFPRILHWMNISVGDKFVKRCMETGLVVDDVYGGPSTKDKEEYRPTPKRKDAKPRGKKKQKRARRETFMRALEEQEFLIEELKRRVATL is encoded by the exons ATGGCAAGTTCCGGTGACGATTGTCCGACGACTAAG TTGAGTGTTCGTCACTCTTTTTcgacaaagtatatatgtactttgaacgaacgcttAACAAAGGAGCATCGATCATTGATTGCGACAACTCCATTTGCTTGGTTTTTAGATGTCAATGTCAATGTTAAAGTAGGTAGAAATATACTGAGTGAGTTATTGGGTAAGTGGGACGACTGTAGTAGTGGTTTTATAGTTGggaataaagttttgaatataaatgaaaatgatatttatttaggGTTGGGACTGAGTACAGATGGTGCAAACATTAACTTAAAGGAAGAGCTGGGCAATAGTGAATGTGTGAAATACATAGGCAAAGGAACAAAGGAATTGAATTCAATATACAAAATTCTAATGcgaaaacaaaagaagaagattcCTTGTTCTCATTTTTGTAGCCTTTACCTCCTGGTAGGGATAAGTgagattttatttccaaaacgtAGTGGGAAAGTGTTTCCCGTAATGTTTAATGTTGTTGACAACTTAAGTGCTTTGGGTAGTTATTGTTGGGGTAGTCTAGTTTATCGTTTTCTGTTACatagtttgtgcaaagcttcAAAAGGCTTGAAGAAAGGCAAAGGTATTTCAAACGTTTACGTCAACGGTTGTGTGTACATGCTGCAG GTATGGTTTTTTGAGCTGTTTGTTCCACCAAAAGGTCCTATTGATAAATTTCCACGAATATTGCATTGGATGAATATAAGTGTTGGAGACAAGTTCGTTAAACGGTGTATGGAGACAGGTTTG GTTGTTGACGATGTTTATGGTGGTCCTTCAACGAAGGATAAGGAGGAATACAGACCAACACCTAAAAGAAAGGATGCTAAAccaagaggaaagaagaaacaaaaaagagcTCGCAGAGAAACTTTTATGCGTGCCTTAGAGGaacaagaatttctaattgaagaacttaaaaggaGGGTTGCAACTTTGTAG